A region from the Lolium perenne isolate Kyuss_39 chromosome 4, Kyuss_2.0, whole genome shotgun sequence genome encodes:
- the LOC127347296 gene encoding LOW QUALITY PROTEIN: DExH-box ATP-dependent RNA helicase DExH10 (The sequence of the model RefSeq protein was modified relative to this genomic sequence to represent the inferred CDS: inserted 2 bases in 1 codon; deleted 1 base in 1 codon; substituted 1 base at 1 genomic stop codon) — protein MGIEEPELVDVVHKLEVLEQKLGSHPLHKSDQSDQQLSWYQKKKAELNHEIQQLKSKMQDSQLQKFRDELKNRSLVLKMLGHIDADGVLQLKGRAACLIDTGDELLITELMFNGTFLXYEFVLQTSVELIFSVLNXYVYATRLRNELSKPMTQLQEAARKIAEVQRECKLDVNVEEYLNVNVEENVESTCKPYLMDVIYSWSKVG, from the exons ATGGGTATTGAAGAACCTGAATTAGTTGACGTGGTTCATAAACTTGAGGTTCTCGAGCAGAAACTAGGTTCTCATCCACTACATAAG TCTGATCAAAGTGACCAGCAACTGTCATGGTACCAAAAAAAAAAAGCTGAACTGaatcatgaaattcaacaattaaAGTCAAAGATGCAGGATTCACAG CTACAAAAATTTAGGGATGAACTAAAGAACCGGTCTCTTGTTCTGAAAATGCTTGGTCACATTGATGCGGATGGTGTTCTCCAGTTAAAGGGACGTGCTGCCTGTTTAATAGATACTGGGGATGAGCTGCTTATCACTGAACTTATGTTTAATGGTACCTTTTT ATATGAATTTGTCTTACAAACTTCTGTTGAGTTGATATTCAGTGTGTTGAATTAATATGTTTATGCGACTCGCTTAAGAAATGAGCTTTCTAAGCCAATGACACAACTCCAAGAGGCTGCAAGAAAAATAGCTGAG GTACAACGggaatgcaaattggacgtaaatGTGGAGGAATAC TTGAACGTAAATGTGGAGGAAAACGTTGAATCAACTTGTAAACCCTACCTGATGGACGTCATATACTCCTGGTCAAAGGTTGGTTAG
- the LOC127294185 gene encoding cleavage stimulating factor 64 isoform X1 — translation MAAAPAGPQNRCVFVGNIPYDATEEQLVQICEEVGPVVSFRLVVDKETGKPKGYGFCEYKDEETALSARRNLQGYEVNGRQLRVDFAENGRSNDRNREKGRGGPGMASSADAQKQSTAAPVVGDTSLHQLVGLPPAIHAASVMAGVLGGAQTANVQNGLPVQFGLGNDPLTHYLARMSRHQLYEIMSELKTLTTQNKELAKKLLQGIPQLPKALFQAQIMLGMVTPQMMQMAKNQQPSSSLTQSSHLNESFPQPDALIPAVPIPPQNPNALQEPPLHNFPQYQHSTQPPVKMFPHGHQSGVMAHPPTQPFGTSSSGPIQPLTTSGGLMSQVQPPFLPPHPRPPVMPTNVQQLPLTNPLLSQVAAAPDIPLQESRLPDRASHQAALTHPSKLRKLEDGTSTPGNVNNSHGVYSAPSQIVVPGGPSGSYSSGAVNFQQPENEVAQLTPDDESALLQQVLQLTPEQLSSLPLEQQQQVIQLQKMLSAGK, via the exons ATGGCCGCCGCCCCCGCGGGCCCCCAGAACCGCTGCGTCTTCG TTGGGAACATACCCTACGATGCGACGGAGGAGCAGCTCGTGCAGATATGCGAGGAAGTCGGACCCGTTGTCTCCTTCAG ACTGGTTGTTGATAAAGAAACTGGAAAGCCCAAGGGTTATGGATTTTGTGAGTACAAGGATGAAGAGACAGCTCTAAGTGCACGCCGGAACCTTCAGGGTTATGAAGTTAATGGCCGTCAGTTACGTGTTGATTTCGCAGAAAATGGGAGGAGCAATGACAGAAATAGAGAAAAG GGTCGTGGAGGACCAGGAATGGCATCTAGCGCTG ATGCTCAGAAACAATCAACTGCAGCTCCCGTTGTAGGAGACACCAGCCTTCATCAGCTTGTTGGTCTTCCACCGGCAATACACGCTGCATCTGTGATGGCTGGTGTTCTTGGGGGAGCTCAAACTGCAAATGTGCAAAATGGTTTACCCGTCCAATTTGGGCTTGGAAATGACCCTCTTACCCATTACTTGGCAAGGATGTCAAGGCATCAGTTGTATGAAATCATGTCTGAGTTGAAG ACCCTAACTACTCAAAATAAGGAGCTTGCCAAAAAACTGCTGCAAGGAATTCCACAGCTTCCAAAGGCCCTATTTCAG GCACAAATAATGCTTGGGATGGTGACACCTCAGATG ATGCAGATGGCGAAGAACCAACAGCCCTCTAGCTCGTTGACACAATCTTCTCACCTCAATGAATCATTTCCGCAGCCAGATGCTTTGATACCAGCTGTTCCTATACCTCCACAAAACCCTAATGCCCTGCAGGAACCACCACTGCATAATTTTCCTCAGTATCAGCATTCGACTCAGCCTCCAGTCAAAATGTTTCCACATGGACATCagtctggtgtgatggcacacccTCCAACTCAGCCCTTTGGAACCTCTTCCAGTGGTCCTATTCAACCCCTCACAACCTCAGGAGGCTTGATGTCACAAGTTCAGCCTCCATTCTTGCCACCTCACCCTAGACCACCAGTTATGCCAACTAATGTACAACAACTACCTTTGACCAATCCTCTTCTATCTCAG GTTGCTGCTGCACCTGATATACCCCTGCAGGAATCTAGATTGCCTGATCGAGCTAGTCATCAGGCAGCGTTGACTCATCCTTCAAAATTGCGGAAATTGGAGGATGGAACATCAACACCTGGAAATGTAAACAATAGTCATGGTGTTTATTCTGCTCCATCGCAGATAGTGGTCCCTGGTGGACCATCAGGGAGCTATAGTTCTGGTGCTGTTAATTTTCAGCAACCAGAGAATGAAGTTGCTCAG CTCACGCCCGACGATGAGTCAGCTCTTCTGCAGCAGGTCTTACAGCTGACACCCGAGCAGCTGAGTTCGTTGCCActagagcagcagcagcaggtgaTCCAGCTTCAGAAGATGCTATCAGCTGGTAAATAA
- the LOC127294185 gene encoding cleavage stimulating factor 64 isoform X2 codes for MLNYLEITVKWSLHDGRGGPGMASSADAQKQSTAAPVVGDTSLHQLVGLPPAIHAASVMAGVLGGAQTANVQNGLPVQFGLGNDPLTHYLARMSRHQLYEIMSELKTLTTQNKELAKKLLQGIPQLPKALFQAQIMLGMVTPQMMQMAKNQQPSSSLTQSSHLNESFPQPDALIPAVPIPPQNPNALQEPPLHNFPQYQHSTQPPVKMFPHGHQSGVMAHPPTQPFGTSSSGPIQPLTTSGGLMSQVQPPFLPPHPRPPVMPTNVQQLPLTNPLLSQVAAAPDIPLQESRLPDRASHQAALTHPSKLRKLEDGTSTPGNVNNSHGVYSAPSQIVVPGGPSGSYSSGAVNFQQPENEVAQLTPDDESALLQQVLQLTPEQLSSLPLEQQQQVIQLQKMLSAGK; via the exons ATGCTAAATTATCTTGAGATCACAGTGAAATGGTCTTTGCATGAT GGTCGTGGAGGACCAGGAATGGCATCTAGCGCTG ATGCTCAGAAACAATCAACTGCAGCTCCCGTTGTAGGAGACACCAGCCTTCATCAGCTTGTTGGTCTTCCACCGGCAATACACGCTGCATCTGTGATGGCTGGTGTTCTTGGGGGAGCTCAAACTGCAAATGTGCAAAATGGTTTACCCGTCCAATTTGGGCTTGGAAATGACCCTCTTACCCATTACTTGGCAAGGATGTCAAGGCATCAGTTGTATGAAATCATGTCTGAGTTGAAG ACCCTAACTACTCAAAATAAGGAGCTTGCCAAAAAACTGCTGCAAGGAATTCCACAGCTTCCAAAGGCCCTATTTCAG GCACAAATAATGCTTGGGATGGTGACACCTCAGATG ATGCAGATGGCGAAGAACCAACAGCCCTCTAGCTCGTTGACACAATCTTCTCACCTCAATGAATCATTTCCGCAGCCAGATGCTTTGATACCAGCTGTTCCTATACCTCCACAAAACCCTAATGCCCTGCAGGAACCACCACTGCATAATTTTCCTCAGTATCAGCATTCGACTCAGCCTCCAGTCAAAATGTTTCCACATGGACATCagtctggtgtgatggcacacccTCCAACTCAGCCCTTTGGAACCTCTTCCAGTGGTCCTATTCAACCCCTCACAACCTCAGGAGGCTTGATGTCACAAGTTCAGCCTCCATTCTTGCCACCTCACCCTAGACCACCAGTTATGCCAACTAATGTACAACAACTACCTTTGACCAATCCTCTTCTATCTCAG GTTGCTGCTGCACCTGATATACCCCTGCAGGAATCTAGATTGCCTGATCGAGCTAGTCATCAGGCAGCGTTGACTCATCCTTCAAAATTGCGGAAATTGGAGGATGGAACATCAACACCTGGAAATGTAAACAATAGTCATGGTGTTTATTCTGCTCCATCGCAGATAGTGGTCCCTGGTGGACCATCAGGGAGCTATAGTTCTGGTGCTGTTAATTTTCAGCAACCAGAGAATGAAGTTGCTCAG CTCACGCCCGACGATGAGTCAGCTCTTCTGCAGCAGGTCTTACAGCTGACACCCGAGCAGCTGAGTTCGTTGCCActagagcagcagcagcaggtgaTCCAGCTTCAGAAGATGCTATCAGCTGGTAAATAA
- the LOC127294186 gene encoding uncharacterized protein, producing MATSSSAGGGGAAGGAPGLKTYFKTPEGRHKLQYEKTHSPSVLHYNHGAGGKTVSEMTVAYLKEKPVGQGSTPSTPSSGSGMRSAAARLLGTGNGSRTLSFAGNNGVSRAVSGSSRVGGGIGMSTGVSGSQAVVNYDGKGTYIIFNTADTLFISDLNSHDKDPVKSIHFSNSNPLCHAFDSEAKEGHDLIIGVWSGDVYSMSLRQQLQDPGKKPVASQHFINKEKDGTANSRCTCVAWVPERDGIFVVSNADGNLYVYDKSKDGNADWTFPTVKDQSQLMISHAKSNKSNPTARWHICQGAINAISFSPDGVYMATVGRDGYLRVFDFAKEQLIFGGKSYYGALLCCSWSADGKYLLSGGEDDLVQVWSMDDRKMVAWGEGHTSWVSSVAFDSYWSPPNSDEAVESVMYRFGSVGQDTQLLLWDLAMDEIAVPLRHPSSGSPTFSSGSPSAHWDSACPPPTGVLQPSPRMRDVPKLSPLVAHRVHADPLSGLEFTSESIVTICREGQIKIWARPVHSENSQRPNSSELLAGNAISKDKMITSPNKAGAVSSSFKQPSSVLYS from the exons ATGGCGACGTCGTCGTCGGCTGGtgggggcggcgcggccgggggcgCGCCCGGCCTCAAGACCTACTTCAAGACCCCCGAGGGGCGGCACAAGCTGCAGTACGAGAAGACCCACTCCCCCTCCGTGCTGCACTACAACCACGGCGCCGGCGGCAAGACCGTCTCCGAG ATGACGGTGGCATATTTGAAGGAGAAACCAGTGGGGCAGGGTTCTACACCTTCAACACCAAGTTCCGGCAGCGGTATGCGATCTGCAGCTGCGAGACTGCTTGGTACCGGGAATGGGAGCCGGACACTCAGCTTTGCGGGGAACAATGGTGTCAGCAGGGCTGTTTCAGGGAGCAGCCGTGTGGGTGGAGGCATCGGCATGTCAACGGGCGTTAGTGGATCACAAGCAGTGGTGAACTACGATGGCAAGGGCACGTACATCATCTTCAATACTGCTGATACACTCTTCATCAGCGATCTCAACTCGCATGACAAA GATCCAGTCAAGTCCATCCACTTCAGCAACTCAAACCCGCTTTGCCATGCATTTGACTCGGAGGCCAAAGAGGGCCACGACCTGATCATTGGAGTATGGTCGGGAGATG TCTACTCGATGTCATTGAGGCAGCAGTTGCAAGATCCTGGAAAGAAGCCTGTTGCATCTCAACATTTTATCAATAAAGAGAAGGATGGAACTGCCAACAG CCGATGTACTTGTGTTGCATGGGTGCCGGAGCGCGATGGCATATTTGTTGTCAGTAATGCTGATGGAAATCTCTACGTTTATGACAAA TCCAAGGATGGAAATGCTGACTGGACATTTCCAACTGTAAAAGATCAAAGTCAGCTGATGATTTCACATGCAAAGTCCAATAAG AGCAATCCTACTGCAAGATGGCACATCTGTCAAGGTGCAATCAATGCCATTTCATTTTCCCCTGATGGAGTGTACATGGCTACTGTTGGTCGAGATG GCTACTTAAGAGTATTTGACTTCGCGAAAGAACAACTAATATTTGGTGGGAAAAGCTACTATGGTGCTCTTTTGTGTTGCTCATGGAG CGCGGATGGAAAATATTTATTATCAGGTGGGGAAGATGATCTTGTACAAGTATGGAGCATGGATGACAGAAAGATGGTTGCATGGGGCGAGGGGCATACATCATGG GTTAGCTCGGTTGCATTTGATTCATATTGGTCCCCACCAAATTCTGATGAAGCAGTAGAAAGTGTGATGTATCGCTTTGGCTCTGTTGGTCAG GATACTCAACTGCTTCTCTGGGATCTGGCAATGGACGAGATTGCTGTGCCACTACGACATCCTTCCAGCGGCTCCCCAACATTTAGCAGTGGAAGCCCTTCTGCACACTGGGACAGTGCATGCCCTCCTCCTACTGGTGTTCTTCAGCCTTCTCCACGGATGCGAGACGTACCGAAGCTCTCACCCCTTGTGGCACACAGAGTACACGCTGATCCCCTGTCTGGCTTAGAATTCACCAGCGAATCAATTGTCACCATATGCCGTGAGGGGCAAATAAAAATCTGGGCCAGACCAGTCCACAGTGAGAACAGCCAGCGGCCAAATTCTTCTGAACTGTTAGCTGGCAATGCCATCTCAAAGGATAAGATGATAACATCACCAAATAAGGCAGGCGCTGTCAGCTCTAGCTTCAAGCAACCATCATCTGTTCTTTACTCGTGA